In the Populus trichocarpa isolate Nisqually-1 chromosome 1, P.trichocarpa_v4.1, whole genome shotgun sequence genome, one interval contains:
- the LOC18094648 gene encoding uncharacterized protein LOC18094648 translates to MAGVIMKFFVTSMLMWMAPVAILYAFNHDLIPGITKLSPHSLTLMSGFVAVISVNIVIAFYIYMAIKEPSDKHEPDPAFLAEAEASVSQSAGKVGDSSQSVKKEE, encoded by the exons ATGGCTGGAGTGATAATGAAGTTTTTCGTCACCTCAATGCTTATGTGGATGGCTCCTGTCGCAATCCTATATGCTTTTAACCATGACTTGATACCCG GTATAACCAAATTGTCTCCCCATTCCTTGACACTGATGAGCGGATTTGTTGCTGTCATTTCCGTCAATATAGTCATCGCATTCTACATTTATATGGCAATAAAGGAACCCTCAGATAAACATGAGCCAGATCCAGCATTTCTTGCTGAGGCCGAAGCTAGTGTAAGCCAGTCTGCAGGTAAAGTTGGGGATTCCTCCCAGTCGGTAAAGAAAGAAGAGTAG
- the LOC18094649 gene encoding phosphatidylinositol N-acetylglucosaminyltransferase subunit C — protein MDSIISESPLHPKWRKVAYGGMQPEFDDNHTDESFLEDMVMNANVVKRDMLKVMQDSVSISQYLCIVALVGLVWAHTLQSTLDENSLLLLDASLFGSGFLVLLLTKEMRSLNLLFYYILNISFFTTGLYMLAPIYHTLTRSISSDSIWAVTVSLVVLHLFLHDYSGSTIKAPVALKNPSLTSCVSLNASVVASVFIASRLPSRLHVFAIMLFSLQVFLFAPFVTYCIKKFSFHLHLLFSFGLMVVTLALVYTLHHLLFMLLFGLLLFISIICPYWLIRIQEYKFEINGPWDEAKLCFNVTD, from the coding sequence ATGGATAGCATCATCAGCGAGAGTCCGCTGCATCCCAAGTGGAGGAAAGTTGCTTATGGAGGAATGCAGCCTGAGTTTGATGACAATCACACTGATGAGTCTTTTCTTGAAGATATGGTCATGAATGCTAATGTTGTTAAGCGGGACATGCTAAAGGTGATGCAGGACTCAGTTTCTATCTCTCAGTATCTGTGCATTGTTGCTCTTGTCGGCTTGGTGTGGGCTCACACCCTTCAATCAACCCTTGATGAAAATTCGCTCTTGCTCCTAGATGCTAGCCTTTTCGGATCAGGTTTTTTAGTTCTGCTTTTAACCAAAGAAATGCGTTCCTTGAATCTTCTCTTCTATTATATCCTCAATATATCCTTTTTCACAACTGGGTTATATATGTTGGCTCCTATTTATCACACTCTCACAAGATCCATAAGCTCAGACTCCATTTGGGCAGTAACTGTTTCGCTTGTTGTACTTCATCTTTTCCTGCATGACTATTCAGGATCGACCATTAAAGCTCCTGTGGCCCTAAAAAATCCAAGCTTAACCAGCTGTGTCTCTTTAAATGCTTCTGTAGTTGCTTCAGTTTTTATTGCATCTCGCCTTCCATCAAGGCTGCATGTATTTGCCATCATGCTATTTTCCTTGCAAGTCTTCCTTTTTGCTCCATTTGTCACTTACTGTATCAAGAAATTCTCCTTCCACTTGCACCTTCTGTTTTCCTTTGGGTTGATGGTTGTGACCCTGGCTTTGGTTTATACACTGCACCACCTACTTTTCATGCTACTGTTTggtttattgttgtttataagcATTATCTGTCCTTATTGGCTCATAAGAATTCAGGAATACAAGTTTGAGATCAATGGTCCTTGGGATGAGGCTAAGCTTTGTTTCAATGTAACAGATTGA